TCTCCATTGGTCTGTTCTTGGTGGGCGGCGTTAACATGGTTTTCTCCATGTCCTCTACTGTGGCTGTCTTCTCTGGCCTCTGGTTCCTCAATGGCCTGGGCCAGGGTCTGGGGTGGCCCCCGTGCGGCAGGATCCTGCGCAAGGTACGGTCAGGATGTAACAATGGTCCCCATGCAAGTTGTCATACATGTATCAATAAATGAATATACTGGTCAGTGTAGAATTTTGTCTATCCATGTCCATTCAAAACAATTGTGTCAAGCCATGCAGCACATCACTAATCTGATAttgttattatgtttatttgacCAGGAacaatgtaaagaaacatttcttaatatacttaggaaaatgtgttttacattgacGGCTGGGTCAGCAGAGATTGCGCGTCCCTACTCAGAGAATGTCCATCCATTTTCACAGAGAAAAAGTTCAAATGAACTTTGTCTGTGCATGCGCAGTTCTTTTCTAATTGGTCTGTGggtgtctttctcttttctaaCTATAGGGGTAGGTAACCATGTTCCTAGAGAAAATTATAAGGGTGTTCAATATAATAAATGACTAAGCTAACCAACTGGGTTAATTTATCAGTTCAGAGATTTACTCAATTCAACATACCTGATATTCCTCTGCTGGAGAAGTGTTGCTTAACCCTGCCTGGGCATACAATTCTTCCATTCTATTTGTTCAACACGGACCACTTTGGCCAAAACATGAGAAGCCAAATGTTTATTACCATCTGCAGTCCCAAGGtagataaaaataatgaaaaatatgtacattacatttacGTATTCTCTTCTACCCCTCAGTGGTTTGAGCCTTCTCAATTTGGAACATGGTGGGCAATTCTATCCTGCAGTAAGAACCTGGCTGGGAGTTTAGGTCCAATCATTGCAACCGTGATGGTCCAGAGCTACAGCTGGAGGACTACCTTGTCCATATCAGGCTTCTCCTGTTGCGTGGTTGCCTTTTTCTGCCTACTTTTGATCAGGAATGAACCCAAGGATGTGGGCTTGCCCAACATTGATGCTGGCGGGGCCAAGAAGGGAAAACCAGGTCAGAGCAGGGAGCTAGTCTCATGTTGTGCTGTTGTTGATGCACTTCAAAATGTGTGCAACTGTGACATTCCTAAGTGCTTAAATGATAATATACCTTTTTGAAAATTGTAGGGCGCTTTACACCTGGTTCTTTTGGTCAAAAACAAATCAGATTAAAGCCAAAAAAGTTTGTGTAAGGCCAGTAACACTGTGGGAATGGATATTGCGCCCTGTGTGCACCTCACATGCTAATAGTGTGAACAAGATCAAGATCAGATTTGTACACAAATAAAGTGCAAGTGTGTCTAAAACTTCTCTCTCTTGCATTCTCCTTCCCAGACATGTCCAGTGATGAGACCACTTTCAAAGAGTTCATTTTGTTCCCCTACCTTTGGTTACTCTCTGTGGGCTACCTGGTAGTGTTTGGAGTAAAGACGGCCTGCACTGACTGGGGGCAGCTCTTTCTCATCCAGGACAAGGGCCAGTCAACACTCATGGGTATGTCAATCTAATAAATTAAGACCTCAGTTGTTCCTCTGCTATATCAGTTTGCAATAGCCTACTGTTGATAACTCAATTATTGCCTCGAAGTCTTAAGTTTGTCTGACTGCAACTCTTCTTCACAGGAAGTTCCTACATGAGTGCCCTTGAAGTAGGAGGCCTTTTGGGCAGTTTAGCAGCAGGGTACTTCTCTGACAAGGCAGTAGCGCAAGTGAGTTAGCAATGAGTGGaataatgccttcagtgagCGCTTTATACAAATCAATGCAGTGTTTAAACATACTAAATTTCACTTTTGTACAGCAAGGCATGAAAAGTCATGGCAACCCTCGTCATTTTCTCTTAATCTCAATGATGATTGGGATGTTTGGTTCCATGTATCTATTTCGGGTTACTGTCACTCCAGACAGCCCAAAGGTACAAAACAAGTTATTACTTAACATAATAACTTATTATTATCATAGCCAATACATATCTATATTcttaagttaatgttttaaatgtagatGTGGATCCTCTTCTTGGGAGCTACTTTTGGCTTCTCATCTTACGGACCAATAGCCTTGTTTGGCTTGATAGCCATTGAGAGTGCTCCTTCAAACTACTGTGGAACATCACACGCTATCGTTGCTCTAATGGCAAACAGTACGTTTTTATCTGAAAACatattgtttcattgttttaaagGCACATTAACAATAATTTCTAAcaattgttttgtcatttataCTAGTGTCTTAGCTTTAATGCCAGTACTAAACAAGTAATTCAGTGTCTAAATATGTATATCCTATGGATCAGAACTAGCCTTACTGACATTCCTTTAATATTATCAGTTGGTGGCTTCTGCTCTGGACTGCCATTCAGCACCATCGCCAAACACCATGGATGGGAAATGGCCTTCTGGGTGGCAGAGATGTCCTGCCTAATCACTACCATTGGCTTCTTCCTGCTGCGAAACATCAGAACCAAGATGGGTCACATCACCAAGAAGGCTGACTGATTGCTACACCTCATGATCCTCTGCTGCAAATGTGGGAAACTTAAAATACTTCTCACTGTTTCCCCAATATTATGTGGTAGTGGTGGCTGAACAAAAATAAGATGTAAATACTTCCACTGAGACAAGCTTTTTAATGTATAGTACAAGATTTTTCCTTCTACAAAGTAACATGTACTCATTGATGTCGTTTTTATATCTGAGTCTGCATGCGTAGCTCGCTATGTTGCAAATGCTAAGGTTGTGTGGGTAATGTACCACATCTACATGTTACAACAAATGCAGGAACAACTGATCCTCTTTATTTGCCTTGGTTTCAGATTTGATCCTGCTTATGACCCAGGTCCAAAGTTACCAGCTTTCTCTGCTATCTCCAAAGCCCCCTTCAAATTCTGATCAAAGAGTTCACACCTGTAACATAAAGGGAAAAACATATAACCATCATTGCTCATCAATGCATCAATGCCTGATTGCCGGGGGTCTGCCAGCACAATGAACTTTATACCTGAAGAAGttgacacaatgacacagattacatttttcataccAATTTATAGGCATTGCATGCAGAGACTGATAGATAATAGTATTTGAAAGCATGGCTTTACCAGTTAGTGTTTGAAAGCAGTGCAGTTTGAACATATCTGTCTCCAGCATCTCAATTCCAGAACTGCCAACCTCAGGGGACAGCTGTGAACCAATAGCAAACAATCTAGAAAATAGCACAACAATATATGTTAGCACAAGTAAAGAAAACAACATGCAGCATGGATCATGGAAAAGCAAACAGGATTTATTCATGTTAGTGCTGACAAGTGAACTGTACTTACGAATGAAACATTGAAGCCAGCATAAGTTTTTCATTGGAACTCAAGCGAGCCCTTCCAAACCGTATAGAAACGGGATAGTTAGTTGAGTCTTTCAAGTATTCAATGATCTCCTTTGGGTGTCAAAGCAATACAGACGGTCTCCTTCTTTGTAGATCTCTTTGCGCAGGGCAATAGCCTGCATCTCCCGCTCCCTCACTTGCTGGCGCACCACCTCTGCATGACGCAACAATTTGATCCTGTgtttctcctccttttccttctctttaGAGATGGATGCCTGCTGGGCCCTGGGGTGACAAAAGTGACCACCCTGTAAAACATCTATCTCTACTTGACTAAGATTTTCAAACCTGGTGATTTAGGGCTTATTGGAGCATGGTGTTATGCTTCTATTCATAAAACCATTTCATTATACTACATGTACTGTGATTTAAAAGGTAATAACTGCATTGTATCATGGCATACCTCAACACCCTTTCAAACTCAGCCCTCTCACGCCCAGCCTCAATAGACAGGAGGTGCTCCTTGTGTGTCACTTGTTGTAAGCGAGCTGCCTTCAACCTCTCTTCCACCTCTGCCTTCTTCTTGAGctgctctttctctttttttctccaatccCTTTCTGCTGCTTCCTGATTTCTCCTGGCTCGAAGCTCATCCTGACAAAGTGACACATAAAACCACTGTCACCCTTCTTCCATACTTATTGTAGTCAGTTATGACAACAGTAACCATTCAGTGTGAGCCACTGCTCTGCCttgtggtctctctctctttcttgcatGGCTCGCAGTCTGGCcacctccttctccttttctctcatgATGCGTCTCTGTTCAGCCTCGTACTCAGCTTCCCGCTCCTGTAGGGTCACATAAAAGTACAGTATATTTGGTTACATTTATCCAAATGTGATCTTTACCCAATTTTTGGCCTTAGAGCTGATTTGATCAATCAAAAGATCTATTTGCGGAAAAACATCAGGCTGCAAAAAACCTCAGAGGTATGTGGAGGTCTCTCACCATTTTCTTGCGGGTGTATTCCACTGCCCGGAGGTCAGCAAGTCTCTCCTGTTCTTGCGCTCCTTGGCCAGAAAGCTTTCCTCATTAATACGAAGGATCTCCTGCTGCAAACgctgcctctcctccttctttctctccagaGCCTGGGGGAGAACCACACACAGGTCAGTTAGTACTCAtcattgtgttgtttgttgGCAGAGTAACTGATTGGACCATGTGCTAATTGTTTTAACAGTGAAAACTAGACTCATCAGGACCACACACAGGTCATGGgccaaataaatgaatgaagaaTTCCCCAACTCATATGGAAAAGGCTGTACATTATCCTGGCAAATGAAAACTGCTGTACTGTACAAGGAGACTTGTCTTTAGCTAACAATACCTCCAGCACCTCCATCTGTATCCTCTCTAGGTTCTCCAGCATTTGCTGGCCCTCCTGCTCTTTTATCTCATCCTGCAGCATCCTGTCCTCCAGTCGCTCctcaaacaaacatcaaaaatAGCACGACAGCACAGAAGGGAGTGTTGTATATGCTGTGTATTTGACGTTAAAttggtctttgtttgtttgtgtgagcaAGAGTGCCCTCACTGGATCCTCTGATGTTTGCGCAGCTCATCGATCTGCTCCTGGGCCTCCAGGGCTTTCCTGCGGTCCACCTCCATCATGGCATCAAGccgcctctcctcctcctgcagtTCAGTCAGGATCTGCTGCCTCTCCAAGATCTGGGCGTCCCGCACTGCATGGCACTGGGCACCCAGGATCAACTGGGCCACCACAATAAGGTACAATTCCTTGTGTCAGATGCAccgacccagtcgtctagccatcccaatttggcccttgtcaaagtcgctcagatccttacgcttgcccatttctcctacttctaacacatcaactttgaggacagaatgttcacatgctgcctaatatatcccacccactgacaggtgccatgataatgagattatcagtgttattcacttcacctgtcagtggtcataatgttatggctgatcagtgtatactgaatatatatagctctggaaaaagtaaGAAACCACTggagctttttctttcctttccaaaaaagttgaaaaggaatctgttgagtgaggaacagaagcgttcagtttgcagtggtctcttaatatattttttttaagttaatgCCTATAAGTAACTGAAGAAATCTGGGAATATTACCTATTGATGTTGGAAATGAATCTGAgaagaaaataatatgaaagAGAAAGACTGAACGGTTGGCCCTGTTGTTGTACCTCATTGAGTTTCTTGACTTCGTCTTCCTGCTCCATCCTCATAGCGTTGGCTCTTTCCAACAGGTACTGAGCTCTTTCCTTTGCCTCAGCTTCCAGCTCGCTTAGACCCTGGTTCTTCTGACGGGACAGATCAGCCTGACGGATATGTGCCTTCCTCTCCTCAGCAGCATCCTGGCCAGGAAAACCAGAAACATTGTGGAACGGTGCAAGTGGTTTGCTTTCTTGCTGTTAACGTTTACACAAGGGTGTAGAGCCGAAGCTGGGCCCTGTAGTATCAGTTCACCAAGTTTTCATGTGGGAAAGAGCGCTTACAAAGTCATCATCCTCTCTAGAGTTGCAAAATTGTATCCAATGTTTTCTGAATAACCTGATTAAGTACACAATCCAAAGAGAATAAGAACAATATCCTGAATCTTTTAAACAAGATTTTAGGAAAATACGGGAAAGTTACTGGAACTTTACGTCCTTTCTCACCATagccatttctctctccttctgctgGGCTTCCAACATTGCCTCCCGCTCCTCCCTGGTTGGAACTCGAGAAGCAGTGGCAATCCTCTGAATCTCAGAGGGGCGCAGAATGATGGACAGCCCAGATGGATCCTCACTCGGGATCCTGGgaaaattacaaaattatttgttttttatttgtaattcacCACCTGAAAGATGTAACTGTCTGAATATCTTTATTAGTGCAATTCAAGTTCATGCAttctttttaatgatattgcaGTATTAAGCAaagtacaaaaaaatgtatttgcacatAGCAGAGTAATTGCTTCACATAGTGTGagaaaaattacttaaatgtaaaataaaacaattaaacacaAGTTGTGGAATGCTGAAAATACATTAGACGTGATTAACACATTCACAGTATAACAGAATGAGAAATAAAGGTATAGACAAATACTTGCTTAAGATCTCTGATTAGGTCTTTTGTGATAATGCGAACTGTCTCTGGTTTCTGAGTGTTCTGACTTGGAGCAGACTGGGACTGGCCCCATGGCCCTAAACCGCCACATCTCTCAGTTTCCTTGACATCGCAGGCTGACAAAGCCTtgggtaaaaacaaacatcttgcAGTTAAAATCCCCCAGGCTAACCTCATTACTACAATGAATTTTAGACATTgcaaaaataatcaaataatagATGGCTAACAAATGTGGCTCACCTGTTTTGTGGT
The sequence above is a segment of the Esox lucius isolate fEsoLuc1 chromosome 1, fEsoLuc1.pri, whole genome shotgun sequence genome. Coding sequences within it:
- the LOC114828745 gene encoding glucose-6-phosphate exchanger SLC37A4 — translated: MATMGYGHYLTTIFTAMFVGYTLYYFNRKTFSFVMPSLMQDIRLDKDDLGMITSSQSLAYAISKFISGVLSDQISARWLFSIGLFLVGGVNMVFSMSSTVAVFSGLWFLNGLGQGLGWPPCGRILRKWFEPSQFGTWWAILSCSKNLAGSLGPIIATVMVQSYSWRTTLSISGFSCCVVAFFCLLLIRNEPKDVGLPNIDAGGAKKGKPDMSSDETTFKEFILFPYLWLLSVGYLVVFGVKTACTDWGQLFLIQDKGQSTLMGSSYMSALEVGGLLGSLAAGYFSDKAVAQQGMKSHGNPRHFLLISMMIGMFGSMYLFRVTVTPDSPKMWILFLGATFGFSSYGPIALFGLIAIESAPSNYCGTSHAIVALMANIGGFCSGLPFSTIAKHHGWEMAFWVAEMSCLITTIGFFLLRNIRTKMGHITKKAD
- the LOC117594598 gene encoding trafficking protein particle complex subunit 4-like, with protein sequence MLASMFHSLFAIGSQLSPEVGSSGIEMLETDMFKLHCFQTLTGIKFIVLADPRQSGIDALMSNDGYMFFPLCYRCELFDQNLKGALEIAEKAGNFGPGS